A single Anomalospiza imberbis isolate Cuckoo-Finch-1a 21T00152 chromosome 15, ASM3175350v1, whole genome shotgun sequence DNA region contains:
- the PURA gene encoding transcriptional activator protein Pur-alpha, whose amino-acid sequence MADRDSGSEQGGGGGGAAGAGGPGAGGGGPGGGGGGGGGPGGGLQHETQELASKRVDIQNKRFYLDVKQNAKGRFLKIAEVGAGGNKSRLTLSMSVAVEFRDYLGDFIEHYAQLGPSQPPELAQAADEPRRALKSEFLVRENRKYYMDLKENQRGRFLRVRQTVNRGPGLGSTQGQTIALPAQGLIEFRDALAKLIDDYGVEEEPAELPEGTSLTVDNKRFFFDVGSNKYGVFMRVSEVKPTYRNSITVPYKVWAKFGHTFCKYSDEMKKIQEKQRDKRAAAAAAPAVGAEPPPEAEAAAAGPPGALLQAEEPEED is encoded by the coding sequence ATGGCGGACAGAGACAGCGGCAGCGAgcagggcggcggcggcgggggcgcggcgggcgccggGGGGccgggcgcgggcggcggcggcccgggcggcggcggcggcggcggcgggggcccgggcggcgggcTGCAGCACGAGACGCAGGAGCTGGCCTCCAAGCGGGTGGACATCCAGAACAAGCGCTTCTACCTGGACGTGAAGCAGAACGCCAAGGGCCGCTTCCTCAAGATCGCCGAGGTGGGCGCGGGCGGCAACAAGAGCCGCCTGACCCTCTCCATGTCGGTGGCCGTCGAGTTCCGCGACTACCTGGGCGACTTCATCGAGCACTACGCGCAGCTGGGGCCCAGCCAGCCCCCCGAGCTGGCGCAGGCGGCCGACGAGCCCCGGCGGGCGCTGAAGAGCGAGTTCCTGGTGCGGGAGAACCGCAAGTACTACATGGATCTGAAGGAGAACCAGCGCGGGCGCTTCCTGCGCGTCCGCCAGACCGTGAACCGCGGCCCGGGGCTGGGCTCCACGCAGGGCCAGACCATCGCGCTGCCCGCACAGGGCCTCATCGAGTTCCGCGACGCCCTGGCCAAGCTCATCGACGACTACGGCGTGGAGGAGGAGCCGGCCGAGCTGCCCGAGGGCACCTCCTTGACTGTGGACAACAAGCGTTTCTTCTTCGACGTGGGTTCCAACAAGTACGGCGTGTTCATGCGGGTGAGCGAGGTGAAGCCCACCTACCGCAACTCCATCACCGTCCCCTACAAGGTCTGGGCCAAGTTCGGACACACCTTCTGCAAGTACTCGGACGAGATGAAGAAGATCCAGGAGAAGCAGCGGGACAagcgcgccgccgccgccgccgcccccgccgtgGGCGCCGAGCCGCCCCCCGAGGCCGAggcggccgccgccgggccGCCCGGCGCGCTGCTGCAGGCCGAGGAGCCCGAGGAGGACTGA